The following DNA comes from Enterobacter sp. SA187.
AGCCAGCGGCACATCAGGCCAAGCTGGCCAACGGATCGCAGGATCAGCCCCAGCTCGTCGCTGCGGTTAAGGTGCTGCACGCTGTTGCGCTCGCCGGTTGCCACCTTCAGCGCCTGCTGCGCAACCTTTTCCACCGGACGCACAATCTGCGCCTCAAAAATGCCGCAGCCGATGAGCAAGATCAGCGCGGCCGCCAGCTGCACCGCCCAGCCGGCATGCAGCAAGGCCATGGCCGCCGCCAGCACCAGCCACAGCCCGGCCATCACGCTGCGCACCCGCCAGCGCAGCGGCATCGCGGGCAGACGCCCCAGCCAGCCTTTGCGTACCACCAGACCGGTATCCACACGCTTGTTGCAGCGCCCTTCGTTCAGCGCCTTGTACAGCGGCGTGACGGCGGCGATCTCCTCCGGCGTGGCGCGGGAGCGGATCGACATATAGCCGGTGACTTTGCCGTTGCGCACCATCGGCACGGCGTTGGCGCGCACCCAGTAGTGATCGCCGTTTTTGCGGCGGTTTTTCACGATGCCGCTCCAGGGCTCGCCGCGTTTCAGGGTGGCCCACATATCCGCAAACGCGGCTTTTGGCATATCCGGGTGACGAACAAGATTATGTGGCTGGCCGATCAGCTCATCTAACTCATAGCCGCTGACCTGCACAAAGGTGTCATTCGCATGAGTGATGTAACTGTTAAGATCGGTGGTGGACATCAGGGTGGTGTCATCATCGAGTAAATACTCGTGCTGACTGACCCAGGGTTGAGCAGGCATGAAAGCGTCCTTTGCAGAGTTATCTGGCTGTTAATTTTTCTGGCAAATGTTATTTCGGCGCTAATGAGTTTATCTTTAGTTGTTAAATTTGATTTAGATCGCAAATCGCACTAAAACCCTGTTAATTTCATGCCATGCAGGTCATTGATTTTCTAATATTTTCATCAAGAAACTACTTCTACTCCCTTTTTGCCTGTGCCCTATAAAGAGGCAAAATCTGCACTATATCTGCGCAATATCGGCGAAAGTACAGCCAAAGACCGCTTTTTACCGCCGCAGGAAAAGAGTTTAATCGCCCCGCCGGACGATTAAATTTTGCGCGATCGCGGTTCCACCTGGTGTTTATCCCGATTTTCAGCGCACCTGCTGAAGTGGCGTAATCCCTGCAATAATTATTTTGTGTATCGCGTGATACGCCACTCCCAGGAGCTCATTTTGAACAGGTTACCTTCCAGCGCATCGGCTCTTGCCTGTAGCGCACATGCCCTTAACATTATTGAGAAGGCCACGCTTTCTCATGACGAAATGAAAGATCTGAATCGCGAGGTGATTGAATATTTTAAAGAGCACGTCAATCCGGGGTTTTTAGAGTATCGAAAATCTGTCACCGCAGGCGGGGATTACGGAGCCGTAGAGTGGCAAGCGGGAAGTCTGAATACGCTTGTCGACACCCAGGGACAGGAGTTTTTAGATTGCCTGGGTGGCTTTGGTATTTTTAACGTGGGGCACCGTAATCCAGTCGTTGTTTCCGCCGTACAGCATCAGCTCGCCAAACAACCCCTTCACAGCCAGGAATTACTTGATCCACTGCGGGCGATGCTCGCCAAAACCCTCGCCGCGCTGGCGCCGGGAAAACTGAAATACAGCTTCTTCTGTAACAGCGGCACCGAATCCGTTGAGGCGGCGCTGAAACTGGCGAAAGCGTATCAGTCCCCGCGCGGTAAATTTACCTTTGTCGCCACCAGCGGCGCGTTCCACGGTAAATCGCTGGGCGCGCTGTCGGCCACGGCGAAATCCGCCTTCCGCAAACCCTTTATGCCGCTGCTGCCGGGCTTCCGCCACGTGCCGTTCGGCGACATCGAGGCCATGCGCACGCTGCTGTCGGAATGCCACAAAACCGGCGATGACGTGGCGGCGGTGATCCTTGAACCCATCCAGGGCGAAGGGGGTGTGATCCTGCCGCCGGTCGGCTATCTGCCTGCGGTGCGTAAGCTGTGCGATGAGTTCGGCGCGCTGCTGATCTTCGACGAAGTGCAGACCGGTATGGGACGCACGGGCAAAATGTTTGCCTGCGAGCACGAAAATGTCCATCCGGATATTCTCTGTCTCGCCAAAGCGCTGGGCGGCGGCGTGATGCCGATTGGCGCCACCATCGCCACCGAAGAAGTCTTCTCCGTGCTGTTTGATAATCCCTTCCTGCACACCACCACCTTCGGCGGCAACCCGCTGGCCTGTGCCGCGGCGCTGGCGACCATTAACGTGCTGCTGGAAGAGAACTTACCGGCGCAGGCAGAGCAGAAAGGCGACATGCTGCTGGACGGCTTCCGTCTGCTGGCGCGTGAATACCCGGATCTGGTGCAGGACGTGCGCGGCAAAGGCATGCTGATGGCCATTGAGTTTGTGGATAACGAGACGGGCTATAACTTTGCCAGCGAGATGTTCCGCCAGCATGTACTGGTGGCCGGGACGCTGAACAATTCGAAAACCATTCGTATTGAACCACCGCTGACGCTACAGATTGATCAGTGCGAGCAGGTGCTGAAAGCCGCCGGTGCGGCGCTGGCTGCGCTGCGGGTAGGCGTGGCGGAGGCGTGAGATTTGCCCCCTCACCCGGCTATACCAGCGGGGTGAGGGAAACATTCACACCCCCAGATGCTGCCACAGCGCATCCAGCGGCAGCGTCGCCAGCGCAATACACTCATCGGCTGCGCCGTACCAGATGTGCAGCGTCTCATCTCTGATCAACGCCCCGCAGGTAAAGACCACGTTGCCGAAAAATCCTTCCCGCTCATAGGGGGCCACCGGCTCCAGCAGCGGCACCGGGGATTTGGCGAGGATCTTCAGCGGATCGTCCGTATCCAGCAGTAACGCCCCCAGGCAGTAGCGCTGGTTTTCATCCACGCCGTGATAAATTTCCAGCCAGCCGCGATCGGTTTTCAGCAGCGGCGCGCCGCCGCCGGATTTGCGCGCGTCCCACGCATCGCCGGAACGCCCGAGCAGATGCCGGTGGTTGCCCCAGTGCAGCATATCCGGCGATTCGCAGATCCAGATCTCCGGCAGGCCAAAATGACAGGGCGCCGGGCGGGTCAGCGCCATGTACTTGCCGCCCACCTTTTCCGGAAAGAAACAGACGTCGCGGTTGTCCGGGCAGAAAATCAGCCCTTTTTTCTCCACCGTCACAAAATCGCGGGTGATTGCCAGCGCCGTGGTGATGCCGAGCGGTGAAATCGCCGAATAGTTGATATACCAGACGTCGTCGATGCGGGTGATGCGCGCATCTTCGCAGCCAAACTGTTCGCACTGGCTGTCGGCGAGGATAAACGGCTGAGGGCCGACGCTAAAATTCACGCCGTCGCGGCTGCGCGCCAGCCGTAAATGGGACATGGAGGTGAGCCAGATCTGCGACGGATCGCTTTTTTGTACGATCAGCCGTGGATCGCTGAAGTCGTAGCGCGGATCCGCGCGATCGAACGCCCGCGTCGCCGCCACCCACGCCCCGCCCTGCTGCTCAAGCAGCGGCACGACGATCTTGTTTGCATCGTTACATTTCACGCTCTCCGCCACGCGCACCAGCAGCAACACTTCGCCGTGATACTCCGTCACCCCGGCGTTAAATACGCACTCGACTTTCATCTCCGGTGAAGACGGCACCACGTCAGCCGGCGTGATAAGCGGATTTTTACTGTGCCTTTCCATAACCTCTCCTTTTGATCACAAACTGATTTTTCCCAAGCCAGGGGGCGTTATCGCCGTAGAGCACCTCGCCTGCCACCGCGTGCCACGGATTACGCACCGGCGCGCCAAAATTAATCGCCACCCACACCTGCTCGTCCGCCGTGATGCGGGAAAACCAGATGCAGGCATCCGTTAACGCCAGGCGGGTATACGCACCGTGGCGCAGTACCGGGATGTGGTTACGCAGGGCTATCAGCTCGCGATAATCCTTCCACAGCGCGTCTTTTTCGCCCCAGGGCAGCGGCGCACGGGAGGCGTCGCGGGTGTGCGTCAGTGCGATTGCCAGCGCCTCGTCTGCGGTTTTGCCCGCCGCCAGCGCGGTCTGGTAATGCGTTCTGCCCTGCACGTCGCTGATGTCTGCAAGGCATTGCGGCCGATAATCGGTCAGGCCGAACTCTTCTCCCTGGTAGATAAAGGGCACGCCGCGGGCGGTGAGTTGCAGCGCCAGCACGGCGCGGGCGCGGTCAGTATCGCGTTCGTTTTCCCCAAAGCGGCTGATCATGCGCGACATATCGTGGCTGGAAAAAAACAGCGTCGGCAGGCCCGGCTGCTGCTCATTCATGGCGGTTAAGGCGGCGAAAATCGCCGCCGCGCTGAAGGTTTTCTGGCTGCCGAGATTGAAGTTAAACACCACGTCCAGCAGATCCGCGGCCTGATAGCGGCGCAGCACCGCCAGATCCTCGCTGCCGATTTCGCCGATCAGAAACAGATCGCCTCTGGCGCGGGCATACGCCATCAGGCGGCGCAGCACGGCCATGAGTCCCGGCTGGTTCACATCGTGCCGGTGTTCCTGTTCGCCTGCGCTTTCCAGGTTATCCGCGCCGATGCCGTCGGTAGTGAGAAAGTTGATCACATCGAAGCGAAAACCATCCACGCCAGCTGCCAGCCAGAAATCCATCACCCGGTAGATCTCCTGCTCCACCTGCGGATTCTGCCAGTTGAGATCCACCTGCTGCGGGGCGAATTTATGGTAATAAAACTGCCCGGTATCCGGCTCCGGCATCCAGGCGCTGCCGGAAAAAAACGACTGCCAGTTGTTGGGCTGGTCGGTAAAAATAAAATAATCCCGGTAACGGCTGGCGGGATTATTCCAGGCATCGACAAACCACGGGTGCTGTGAGGAGACATGGTTGAGCACCAGATCGATCACCACGCGCATCCCCCGCCCATGACAGGCCGCCACAACGTTCCTGAAATCCTCAAACTGCCCGAAGCGCGGATCCACCGCGCAGTAGTCGCTGATGTCATAGCCGTTATCCACCAGCGGCGACGGGTAGAACGGCGTGATCCAGATCCCGCCGATCCCTAACTCATGCAGATAGTCGATCTTCTGCGCAAGGCCGATAAAATCCCCCCGCCCGTCGCCGTTGCCGTCGCAAAACGCGGGCAGATAAATTTGATAAAACACGCACTCCTGCCACCAGCGCACCGGTTCCATCCGGCCCTCCTTATTTGAGTGACAATGACATCCCCTGCAGGAAATATTTGCGGAACATAATAAACAGCAGCATCACCGGCAGCATCTGCACCACGGATCCCGCCAGTACCGGGCCGAGGTGAATGCCCCAGGATTTGCTGAAGGTGGCAAGCAGCACCGAGAACGGCATTTTGTCGGCATCGCGCATCACGATCAGCGGCCAGAGAAAGTTGTCCCAGGCAGTGGAAAAGGTGAACAGCGCCACAATGGCGAGGATCGATTTGTTCAGCGGCATCATCACGTGGCGCAGAATGCTCCACAGGCTGGCGCGATCGAGTTTGGCCGCATGGATATAGTCGTTCGGCGTGCCTTTAAAGCTCTGGGAGACCATAAAGATCCCCCAGGCGCTCATGGCGTAGGGCAGGATCATCGCGCTGTAGCTGTTAATCAGCCCCAGCTCGCGCATCAAAATAAACTGCGGAATGATGAACATAAACGCCGGAAACACCATCTGCACGATAAGCAGATTTTTGAAGGCGTTTTTGCCGCGAAAATCCGTCTTCGCCACCGCATAGCCCACCAGCATGGCGGTGACAGTGACGCAAAAGGTGATGGTCAGCGACACGAACAGCGAGTTAAACAGCGTGCGCATAAAGGGCTTATCGGCGCGGTTGCTGTTATCAAACAGAAACTGGTAGTTCGCCAGCGAAACGTCACCGGCAAACAGGCTGGTGGTGTAGATCTGCGCCGTTGGTTTCAGGGAGGCCATCACCATCCAGATAAAGGGATACAGCCAGGTGAGCGCGAGGATCAACATGGCGGCGTGGAGAAGCAGGCTCGCGGGGGTAAGTTTTTTCATCAGACGATCTCAATGTGCTTTTCAAAGAGTTTGCGGAACAGCCAGATCAGCAGAAAACTGCACGCGGCGACGATAATCGACATGGTCGCCGCCCAGCTCGGTTTCATCTTCTGAAACGCCACTTCGTACATCACCACCATCGGGCTGGTGGTGCTGTTGAGCGGGCCGCCGCCGGTGATGAGATACGGCTCGGTAAAGATGCTGAACGCCACGGTGATCGCCAGCACCATCACCATAACGATTTGCGGGTTCATCATTGGCAATGTGATGGCGTACGCCTGGCGCAGGCGGCCGGTTTTATCCAGCCGCGCGGCGCTGTAAATGTCCTGCGGGATCGCAAGCATGCCGGAGTAAAGGATCAGCCCGTAATAGCCGACGAATTTCCAGGTGACGATCAGCGCAATGGAGAGCATCGCGCAGTCCGGGTTGGTAAACCAGGGGACGGAAATGCCGAACAGATCGCGTAAAAAGGCGTTCACCGGGCCGAACTCGCTGAACAGTTTTGAAAACACAATGGAGTAGGCCACGCCGGAGGAAATGTTCGCCAGCAGGAAACTCAGCGCGATAAACCCCCGGCCAAAGGTGATGCGCTTTAACCCGGCGGCGAACAGCAGCGCGCTGAGAAACACAATCGGGATGTACCACAGCAGAAAGCGCAGTACATTGAGCATCGAGGTCCAGAACAGCTCATCCTGCATCACGCTGAACAGATTGCTCAGCCCCGTGAAAACCGGCGTACCGGTGAACTGCCACTGCGTCACGCTTAACAGCGCCAGCCAGGCCAGCGGATAAAACCAGAACAGCAGCGAATACCCGAGCCATGCGGAGGCCAGCCAGCCTCCGGTACGTGCGTCATGTCCAGCCATCGCCGCCTCTTAAGGTTTGAGAATGCCGTTAATTTCCTGAGCGGAATCACTGAGCGCCGCCGACGGATCGTCGTTGCGGAAAATGACCCGCTCGATCATCTGCGTCATGCTGCGCTGAATGTCGCTGGTTTTGGTGGTCGCCGCCGCGGGCAGCGCGACATTCACATAAGAGGCGATCTGTTTTTCCAGCGGGTTATTCGCGAAGTAGCCGACAAACAGCGGATTAGTGAGCAGATCGGCGCGGGCGGGCGGCATACCGACCATTTCCAGCCACAGCAGATCGTGCTCTGCCTTGCCAAACACCCACTGCAAAAACGCCCAGGCCTCGGCCTTGTGTTTGCTGGTGCTGAACATCGCCACGCCTTTGCTGTCGCCAAAGGTATAGGGTTTTTCGCTGCCGTTTTGCGTCAGCATGGGGCCAATCTGGATCTGCTTTAAGATCTCGGGAAACTGTTTGCGGTAGCGGGCGATGTCCCAGGGGCCGCGCGCCGACACCAGCACCTGACCGCTCGCCAGCGGATCTTCCGCTGAGGTAAAGTCGTAGCTGCTCCAGCCGCTGTTGAACACCTTGCCCATAAAGCTCAGTACCGCCTGACCGTCGGCGTTATTAAACTGCGCCTGATTCTCCGCGATATAGGGCTTGCCGCCGTTTTGCGCGTACAGCAGCGGAATAAAATCGTACCAGCGCTCCCACCAGTTTTTTCCGGCGGTGAGCTGCATCACGTAGCCGTTGTTATCCGCATGGCGGGCCTCAGCCAGCCGGTACAGCTCGTCATAACGTCGTGGCACCTGGTCGAAACCATACTGTTTTAACAGATCGGCGCGCCACCACCAGACCGTGGGATTGATATAAATCGGCAGCACGTTTTGCTGGCCGTTAATTTCCCAGGCGGGCATCACGTCATCCATCTGGCGCTGCTTAATAAGATCGGCAAAGCCCGGCATTTTAGAGAGATCTTCCAGCTGATTAATTTCATTAAGCTGTGAGGCGAAGCCAATAAATATATTACTGGTGATATCCGGTTCAGTGCCGGAGGCAATCGCGTTCATAATGGCTTCTTCGGAACTGCTGGCAACGGGAATAGGGGTAAATTCCACCGGCGTATGAGTGGGATCGCTATTCCACTCGGTGACCATTTTCTTCCAGAAGGCTTCTTCGTTCTCGACTGGCGTCACCCATAATTTAATCGGCGTTTTCGCCGCGGTGTCGGCGGGCTGCTCATCAGGGCCGCAGCCAGTAAGACAAACACTTAATAAGAGTGATGCGGTCCATGTGGCAAGTGTTGTACTTTTCATCCTGATCTCCATGTTATTCCTGACGCGTGTTAAATAAAACATCGCACGCGGCAAACGGCCTGTAAGTTAACAAGAGTGATTTATGTTTAACGATAATTCAGTCACATTTCGGTTTTTATTTATCGCTAAACTTTGCGGCGAAAAGTAAATGCAAAAATATAATCAAGACAAATACATCTGATTATTTTTAACAAGCTCAACGGCGATTAATATCTTATACAGATAGGCCATTAAAAAGGATTTCACATGACCGCCCTCACCCTGAGAAATATTCACAAGCAGTACAACAAAAACACCATTATTGAAAACCTGTCGCTGGATATTGCCTCCGGCGAATTCATCGTGCTGGTCGGCCCGTCCGGCTGTGGTAAATCGACGCTGCTGCGTATTATTGCCGGGCTGGAAACGCCCGATGGCGGAACGATAGCGATGGGCGATGAGGACGTCACCCACCAGCCTGCGGGCAGACGCAGCCTGTCGATGGTATTTCAGTCCTACGCGCTTTACCCGCACATGACCGTGCGGCAGAACCTCAGCTTTGGGCTGAAAAACATGAACACGCCGCCCGCAGAAATTACGCAACGCATCGCCGGAGCTGCGAAAATGCTCAAGCTTGAAGCATTGCTGGATCGCCTGCCGCAACATCTCTCCGGCGGCCAGCGCCAGCGCGTGGCGATTGGGCGCTCTATTGTTCAGCAGCCGGAGGTTTTTCTGTTCGACGAGCCGCTGTCGAATCTGGATGCGGCGCTGCGCGTGGAGATGCGCCAGGAGATCCAGGAGCTGCACAACAGGCTTGGCAACACCATGATTTACGTCACCCACGATCAGGTGGAGGCCATGACGCTGGCGGACAGAATTGTGGTGCTCAACAAGGGCAATATTGAACAGACGGGGACGCCGCTGGAACTCTACAACACCCCGGCGAACCTGTTTGTCGCGGAGTTTATCGGCACGCCAAAAATTAACGTTTTGCAGGCCGAATGGCGCGATGGCGGCCTGAGTATCAGCGACGAGCTGCATTTTCCGCTGTCACGCCAGCCTGATGGCGTGCTTGAGGGTGATGCGCTTTTCGTCGCCATCCGCCCGGAACATATCCGCCCCGAGAGCAGCGGCGAACTCACCTTCAGCGCCACCACCCGGCTGTGTGAATTACAGGGGGATGCCACGCTGGTATGGTTTACGCTGGCCGGGCAGGCGTGCTGCCTGAAGTCATTCCAGCAGCTGAACTACCCGCCGCGTCATCCGCTGACCATGAGCACGGATGCGCGGCATTTACATCTGTTTGACAGCGCCGGGAACAGGGTCGCCTTACTCCGGTAACAACCCGATAAAACTGCGCTTTTTACGCGGCTCCGACATCATGTCGTCCAGCTTCTCCACGCACGCCAGATAGTGCGGCGTTTGCTTGTGCGCCAGCACCGCCGCCTCATCCTGGTACGCCTCATAGATATAAAAACGCGTATTCACTTCGGGGTCCTGCAACACGTCGAAGCGTAAGTTGCCCGGTTCCTGGATCGCCCCTTCGTGATTGGCGCGAAACACCGCCAGAAACTCATCGACCCGCTCCGGTTTGATATTGATCTCCACCAGCGTCACGTTCATCGCGCCTCTCCCTGTTTTTCTTCCTGCCAGAATTCGAACGCCTCGTGGGCGCTCATATTGTCATGCACCACTTTTTTCACCGCTTTCAGCATGGCGAGGGGCGCGCTGGACTGGAAAATATTACGTCCCATATCGACGCCGGACGCGCCCTGATCGATAGCGCGGAAACACATCTCCAGCGCCTCGCGCTCCGGCAGTTTTTTACCGCCCGCGATGACGATGGGCACCGGACAACTGGCGGTCACTTTTTCGAAGCCCTCCTCAACATAATAGGTCTTCACGAACTGCGCCCCCATCTCGGCGGCAATACGACTGGCGAGGGAAAAATAGCGGGCATCGCGGGCCATCTCTTTGCCGACGCCGGTCACCGCCAGCGTCGGAATACCGTAGCGGTTACCGGCATCCACCAGCTTGATGATGTTATTGATGGACTGATGTTCATGTTCGCTGCCGATATACACCTGCGCTGCCACCGCGCAGGCGTTGAGGCGCAGCGCGTCTTCCATCGCCACCGCCACGCATTCATTCGAGAGCTCCGAAAGTATGGAATTGCCGCCGGAGGCGCGCAGCACCACCGGTTTGTTGGTGGCGGGCGGCACCACGCTTCTGAGCACGCCGCGGGTACACATCAGCACATCGGTTTCGCCGAACAGCGGCGCAATCGACAGATCGATACGCTCAAGCCCGGTGGTCGGCCCCTGAAAATAGCCGTGGTCAAACGCCAGCATCACGGTGCGGTTACTTGCCGGGTTAAAAATACGCGCCAGCCGCGACTGCATCCCCCAGTCCAGCGCGCCGCAGCCCTTCAGGGCGAACAGCGTATTCTGTTGTGGCGTTTCAAGGCCAAAGTTTTTACCTTCTCTGATGTCGTCTAAATCTGCCATGCTCTCCCCCGTCAGAAATCGTATTTGCCGATGTTATCTTTGGTGAACACCACGCGCTCCGGCAGCAGCACAATGCCGTTGCCCTTCGCTTCATACTGGTAGCCCTGTACGCTGTTCGGCTCCACTTTGAGGGGGCCAAGCCCCTTCACTTCCACCGTGTCGCCGACGTTCAGATCGCCTTTCTTCAGTAACTGGCTGGCGACGTTGACGGAGATTTTCCCCTGCTGCACCACGTCCCACAGGCCGAAGGCTTTCACCGTGCCGCGCTCCACATACGGGCGCATAACGTTCGGCGTGCTGAAGCCGGTGATCGCCACGTTGGTACGCTTGAGGTTTTCCGCCGCCTGCGCCGCTGCCGGTAAGGCGTTGGCGTCCGGGGCGATGATCGCATCCAGATCCGGATACGCTTTTAAGATCCCCTCGGCGGTTTGCAGGGATTTGGTGGCGTCGTTATAACCAAACTGGGTGGTGACGATTTTCCACTGCGGATGATCTTTGGCGATCTTCGCTTTCGCCGCATTCACCCACTGGTTTTGATCGGTCACCGTCGGGCTGGAGTAGAAAAACGCCACCTTCGCATCAGGCTTCGTCACCTGTTTTTCGGTCATCTCCACCAGCAGGCCGCCCAGCTGTTCCGGCGTGCCCTGGTTGATATAGATGCTGCGGCATTCCGGTTTGGTGTCGGAATCCCAGGTGAGCACTTTCACGCCGCGCTGCATCGCCCGCTTCAGCGCCGGGCAGAGACCGTCCGGCGACACCGCCGACACGATAATGGCGTTATAGCCCTGGTTGACGAAGTTATTCACCAGCTGCACCTGGCCGGAAACGCTCGGCTCGGTGGGGCCGTCGTAGGTAACGTCGACGCCAAGATCTTTCCCCGCCTCTTTCGCGCCGTTGCCGCCGCTGGTGAAGAAGCCGACGCCCACCAGTTTGGGAATAAAGGCGATGCGGTCGGCGGCCTGCGCCGTTGCCACACAGGTTGCCAGCGCCAGCGCGCTAAGCTGCACTATCTGTTTTGCTTTCATCTTATGCTCCGATTGTTTTTCGCGAGAGAAGCCGACGCCAGGCCGTGCGCACCCATTCCCGGTGCAGGCTCAGCGAACGCCCCATCACCACCACAACCAACAGCGCACCTGACAACGCGCTCGACACCTGGTTGGGGATGCCGACCATCTGTAACCCTTGTTGCAGATACCCCACCAGCAACGCTGCCAGCGCGGTACCCAGAATGGACCCCGATCCGCCGTAGATATTCGCGCCGCCCAGCACCGCCGCCGTCAGCGCCGGCATCAGCAAATCGCGCCCCAGATCCGAGCGCGCCGATCCGAAGTAAGAGACCAGCACCAGCGCGGCAATCGCCGACGCCACCCCCACCAGCCCGTACAGCACGTAGGGCATACCGTTCACCGGTAGCGCCGCATAACGTGCTGCCCGTGGGTTCTGACCAATCAAAAACAAATGCCGCCCGAAACGCCCGCGATGGGCGAGCAGCCAGAAGGCAAAGGTCAGCACGCCGAACAGCACCAGCGGCACCGGCAGCCCGAACAGCGTCAGGCTGGCGAAGGCGGTAAAGCTGTCCGGGAAACCGCCGATGCCCTCGTAACCTGTCGCTCCCGCCATGCCGGAGAGCAGCAGCGCCCCGCCGCCGTAGAGATAGAGCGTGCCGAGGGTGATCACCAGCGGGCTGATACCGGTATAGTGAATTAGCGCAGCGTTCAGCAGGCCGCACAGCAGACCCAGCGCCAGCGTCAGTACGATGGCGAGGCCCATCGGCCAGCCCGCCTGCATCATCACCCCTAACGCGATGGCGCACAGGCCAATGGTGGAGCCGAGGGAAATGTCGATACCGCCGCTGATGATCACCAGCGTCAGCGGCAGCGCCACGATACCGATGCAGATAAAGTCGCTGGTGCTGAACAGCAGCATGTTGATGTCCAGCATGCGCGGGTTAATCGCGCCGAACAGCGCGATCTCCAGCACCAGCAGACCGAGCAGCGACCACTCCCAGTTGAGCTTCATTTACGCCACCTCTTTATTTTTGCGATGCGGAAAGCGGGCGACGTGCTTACTCCCCTTGTGGCCCGGCTGAAAACGGCTGTATTTGAGCTGGCGCTGATGACGGGCCAGCGCCTGGCGCAGACGCCCGTCCAGCACCAGCACGCCCAGCAGCACCAGCCCCGCGATAAAGTCGTTCCACCAGGCCGGAAGCTTAAACAGCACCAGCACGGTATCGATTTGCGTGAGGAAGAACGCGCCCAGAAACGCGCCGATCAGCGTGCCGGTGCCGCCGAGCAGCGAGATGCCGCCGAGCACACAGGCGGCGATGGCTTTCATTTCCAGCCCGCTGCCGGTCTGGTTAGGCACAAAACCGATCTGCGCGGCAAAGACGATCCCGGCGCAGGCCGCCAGCACGCCGTTTAAGGTGAAGGCCAGCATACGGGTGCGGTTGACCGCCACGCCCAGTTGCCGTGCAGCCGCGAGGTTATCCCCTACCGCATAAAAATCCCGCCCGGAGGCCGTGCGCGCCAGCCACCAGGCCCCCGCGCCCAGTACGGCTAATACCAGCAGACCGAGGGGCGACACGCCCGCCGCCACCGGCACCGACAGTGATTTCAGGCTGGTGGGCAGCCCTTCGATCCACTTACCGCCGGTCCACAGCAGCATCGCGCCACGGTATAACCCGAGGGTGCCGAGCGTGGCGACGATGGCCGGAATGCGCAACCCGACCACCAGCAGGCCGTTGAACGCCCCCGCCAGCGCACCGAT
Coding sequences within:
- a CDS encoding methyl-accepting chemotaxis protein, with the translated sequence MPAQPWVSQHEYLLDDDTTLMSTTDLNSYITHANDTFVQVSGYELDELIGQPHNLVRHPDMPKAAFADMWATLKRGEPWSGIVKNRRKNGDHYWVRANAVPMVRNGKVTGYMSIRSRATPEEIAAVTPLYKALNEGRCNKRVDTGLVVRKGWLGRLPAMPLRWRVRSVMAGLWLVLAAAMALLHAGWAVQLAAALILLIGCGIFEAQIVRPVEKVAQQALKVATGERNSVQHLNRSDELGLILRSVGQLGLMCRWLINDVAHQATEVRDGSETLAKGNDDLNERTRQTVVNVQQTVTTMGQMAASVQNNSATAAAADKLSIEASNAASHGGRAMDTVVKTMDEIADSTQRIGSITSLINDIAFQTNILALNAAVEAARAGEQGKGFAVVAGEVRHLASRSASAANDIRKLIDASASKVQSGSQQVHAAGATMDNIVEQVQNVTQLIAQISHSTSEQAAGLSDLTRAVAELDTITQKNAGLVEVSAQVSAMVKQRASRLEEAVTVLH
- the ygjG gene encoding putrescine aminotransferase → MNRLPSSASALACSAHALNIIEKATLSHDEMKDLNREVIEYFKEHVNPGFLEYRKSVTAGGDYGAVEWQAGSLNTLVDTQGQEFLDCLGGFGIFNVGHRNPVVVSAVQHQLAKQPLHSQELLDPLRAMLAKTLAALAPGKLKYSFFCNSGTESVEAALKLAKAYQSPRGKFTFVATSGAFHGKSLGALSATAKSAFRKPFMPLLPGFRHVPFGDIEAMRTLLSECHKTGDDVAAVILEPIQGEGGVILPPVGYLPAVRKLCDEFGALLIFDEVQTGMGRTGKMFACEHENVHPDILCLAKALGGGVMPIGATIATEEVFSVLFDNPFLHTTTFGGNPLACAAALATINVLLEENLPAQAEQKGDMLLDGFRLLAREYPDLVQDVRGKGMLMAIEFVDNETGYNFASEMFRQHVLVAGTLNNSKTIRIEPPLTLQIDQCEQVLKAAGAALAALRVGVAEA
- a CDS encoding glycoside hydrolase family 130 protein, with translation MERHSKNPLITPADVVPSSPEMKVECVFNAGVTEYHGEVLLLVRVAESVKCNDANKIVVPLLEQQGGAWVAATRAFDRADPRYDFSDPRLIVQKSDPSQIWLTSMSHLRLARSRDGVNFSVGPQPFILADSQCEQFGCEDARITRIDDVWYINYSAISPLGITTALAITRDFVTVEKKGLIFCPDNRDVCFFPEKVGGKYMALTRPAPCHFGLPEIWICESPDMLHWGNHRHLLGRSGDAWDARKSGGGAPLLKTDRGWLEIYHGVDENQRYCLGALLLDTDDPLKILAKSPVPLLEPVAPYEREGFFGNVVFTCGALIRDETLHIWYGAADECIALATLPLDALWQHLGV
- a CDS encoding alpha-amylase family glycosyl hydrolase, with the protein product MEPVRWWQECVFYQIYLPAFCDGNGDGRGDFIGLAQKIDYLHELGIGGIWITPFYPSPLVDNGYDISDYCAVDPRFGQFEDFRNVVAACHGRGMRVVIDLVLNHVSSQHPWFVDAWNNPASRYRDYFIFTDQPNNWQSFFSGSAWMPEPDTGQFYYHKFAPQQVDLNWQNPQVEQEIYRVMDFWLAAGVDGFRFDVINFLTTDGIGADNLESAGEQEHRHDVNQPGLMAVLRRLMAYARARGDLFLIGEIGSEDLAVLRRYQAADLLDVVFNFNLGSQKTFSAAAIFAALTAMNEQQPGLPTLFFSSHDMSRMISRFGENERDTDRARAVLALQLTARGVPFIYQGEEFGLTDYRPQCLADISDVQGRTHYQTALAAGKTADEALAIALTHTRDASRAPLPWGEKDALWKDYRELIALRNHIPVLRHGAYTRLALTDACIWFSRITADEQVWVAINFGAPVRNPWHAVAGEVLYGDNAPWLGKNQFVIKRRGYGKAQ
- a CDS encoding carbohydrate ABC transporter permease, translated to MKKLTPASLLLHAAMLILALTWLYPFIWMVMASLKPTAQIYTTSLFAGDVSLANYQFLFDNSNRADKPFMRTLFNSLFVSLTITFCVTVTAMLVGYAVAKTDFRGKNAFKNLLIVQMVFPAFMFIIPQFILMRELGLINSYSAMILPYAMSAWGIFMVSQSFKGTPNDYIHAAKLDRASLWSILRHVMMPLNKSILAIVALFTFSTAWDNFLWPLIVMRDADKMPFSVLLATFSKSWGIHLGPVLAGSVVQMLPVMLLFIMFRKYFLQGMSLSLK
- a CDS encoding carbohydrate ABC transporter permease, yielding MAGHDARTGGWLASAWLGYSLLFWFYPLAWLALLSVTQWQFTGTPVFTGLSNLFSVMQDELFWTSMLNVLRFLLWYIPIVFLSALLFAAGLKRITFGRGFIALSFLLANISSGVAYSIVFSKLFSEFGPVNAFLRDLFGISVPWFTNPDCAMLSIALIVTWKFVGYYGLILYSGMLAIPQDIYSAARLDKTGRLRQAYAITLPMMNPQIVMVMVLAITVAFSIFTEPYLITGGGPLNSTTSPMVVMYEVAFQKMKPSWAATMSIIVAACSFLLIWLFRKLFEKHIEIV